TGACCATCATGACTATTTAACTGGATAGTAGATGTTAGATACTAGACTTTGAGCAAGCAATACAGAAGGTAAAGCAGTTTTTCATTATCAGCTAATCTACGCACGTATTCTATAACTCAAATAGGGTATCTAACATCTAATGTCCAGCGTCTAAAATCTACTTTAGAAATGGAGCAATCACCTATTATCCCCCAGCAAGAAACACCGCAACCGTCACAACCCTTGGCCCAGCAACCGCAGCCAGTGCCAGCGCCTACCGAACAGCCCCAGCGCCCCACCCGCATTGCCGCCGTGGGCGACATTCACGTGCGCGAGACAGACAAAGGCAAATGGGTGGAGTTCTTCAGGGCGGCTTCCAGCCAGGCAGACGTGCTCCTGCTCTGCGGCGATCTCACTGACCACGGCTACGCCCGCGAGGCCGAAGTGCTGGCCGAAGAAATGCGTGCCTGCACCATTCCGGTGGTGTGCGTGCTGGGCAACCATGACCATGATAAAAACGAGCAGGACGAGATCAGGAAGTGCCTCATCAAAGACAACGTGCATTTTCTGGACGGTGAGGCCGTAGTGATCAAGAACGTGGGCTTTGCGGGCGTAAAAGGATTTGGCGGCGGCTTTGACCAGCACATGCTCTCCATGTTTGGCGAGACCCAGAACAAAGCCTTTGTGCAGGAAGCCGTAGACGAAGCCTTGAAACTGGAGGCCGGCCTCTCCAGACTAGACACCGAGTACCCTGAAGTGAAGAAGATTGCCCTGCTGCATTACTCTCCCATTCGGGCCACAGTAGAAGGCGAGCCTGAGGCCATTCATCCGTTCCTGGGCTGCTCCCGCCTGGCCGAACCTTTGAACCGGCAGAACGTGCTGGCCTGTTTTCACGGACACGCGCACGTGGGTACGCTGGAAGGCGCCACCTCACACGGCGTAAAAGTATTCAACGTAGCCAAGCCCATCCTTCAGAAAGCCGGTTTTGCCATGCCGTTCTTCCTGTTTGACGTGTAGCCTGCTGCTAATCCTATCCTAAAGCGTCCGTTTTTGGCCTGTTTCCCGGGAAAAAAGCCAAAAACGGACGCTCCTTTTTTTGCCTTCTTACTTGACAATTCTCCCTATCCTACTGAAGACCGGGAAACGCACGGACAACTCCGCCTTCTCTCCCCACGCTTTTCTGATGTCTGCCATGCAGGCATCCACGGGATTTCCTTTGTGTTTCTGGATATATGCCTGTACGCTGGACCAGGTGTTTAAGTAACCTTCTAAATCTGATATGGTCCAGCTCTGCTCAATGGTTCCGGTAAATGGCGGCAATTCTTCTAACGGAAAAGGCAGAGAAGCATAGCTGGAGTCAATATGCTTTCGTTCTGCATCCCAGTATGGCCCAATGGTGTCTGTGTAAAAATGCTGGATGACCCTATCCAGCTCTGGCGAAATAGAAAGCAAACCGTAGCCCCATAGCGCCAGAACGGCATTGGGTTTGGCCACGCGCGTCACTTCTGGGTAAAACTGATCAAAGTCAAACCAGTGCGCAGCCTGCCCTACCGTAATCAAGTCAAAGGAACTGGTAGCGAAATTTGTTTTCTCAGCAGGCTGAAGACTATATTCTATGTTGGCCTGAGCTGGTGCTTGTTGCAGTTGCTTTTCACTTATGTCGGTTGCTTTGACGTGGGTGAAATGCTTGGCCAGTTCTACCGCCACTTGCCCGTTGCCAGTGCCGCAGTCCCAGGCGCATTCTCTGTTCGGCACCAGTTTCAAAATAAACTCATACAAGGCTGGCGGATAGGTCGGCCTGAACTTCTTATACAGCGTTGCCTGTCGGGAGAAATTGTCTTTGGGAGCGCTCATAGGAACAAGTTTGATGGAAATAAGGAAACTGAATTAAGACCGATACGCAGGTACTTCACATGCATTTACCGTGTTGCGCCCTCTGCTTGTTCTGTGGACCAAGTATATTTACATTCATTTCAGAAAGGGGAATGCCCTTCCTGTAAGAATCCAGGTGACAACCAGATAAGAATTAGTAGTTTAAAGCTTTAAATTCAGCAACCTATCCAATATCGTTATTCCGCAACATTACCATGAACGTAAATTCTTTTAACAGAAGACTCACTCTCCTTTTGATTGCCGGTAGCATTGCCCCGTTTCTGGCCTTTACACCACCGGTTACTGAGTGGCTTAGGCAGCACATAGACCAACGGCTCTCTGTTGAGTTTCCTGGTCAGCCTACCCAAAGCAGTGGGGGTGGCACAACTCTCTACTTTGTCAAATCAGGGGAGGCCGGTTTTATGGCCTCTGCCATTCATTATAACAAACAGCCCGGCCTCAGGCCCATCACCAATTCTTACCTCTATTACGTAAGTTTAATGAGTTCCCAGATTAAAGACGCAAACGGAACATTGGTAGATTCTGCTTCTTTCACACTAGACGGTTACAAGGGATTGGAATTCTCTTTTAGAGCAGCGCCTCCCCGAGGCACGTATCAGATTACCTTTAGCAAACGGGTTATTTTTGTGGATGGACGGGTGTACCAAGCCCAGTACACACCCATTTCTCATCTGTCTAAACCAAATAAAGAAAGAATCCGGAAGTTTTTTGACTCTATGCGCCTTACCTTAATGTAGGCGGGCTAGTACGT
The nucleotide sequence above comes from Nibribacter ruber. Encoded proteins:
- a CDS encoding class I SAM-dependent methyltransferase, coding for MSAPKDNFSRQATLYKKFRPTYPPALYEFILKLVPNRECAWDCGTGNGQVAVELAKHFTHVKATDISEKQLQQAPAQANIEYSLQPAEKTNFATSSFDLITVGQAAHWFDFDQFYPEVTRVAKPNAVLALWGYGLLSISPELDRVIQHFYTDTIGPYWDAERKHIDSSYASLPFPLEELPPFTGTIEQSWTISDLEGYLNTWSSVQAYIQKHKGNPVDACMADIRKAWGEKAELSVRFPVFSRIGRIVK
- a CDS encoding metallophosphoesterase family protein, encoding MEQSPIIPQQETPQPSQPLAQQPQPVPAPTEQPQRPTRIAAVGDIHVRETDKGKWVEFFRAASSQADVLLLCGDLTDHGYAREAEVLAEEMRACTIPVVCVLGNHDHDKNEQDEIRKCLIKDNVHFLDGEAVVIKNVGFAGVKGFGGGFDQHMLSMFGETQNKAFVQEAVDEALKLEAGLSRLDTEYPEVKKIALLHYSPIRATVEGEPEAIHPFLGCSRLAEPLNRQNVLACFHGHAHVGTLEGATSHGVKVFNVAKPILQKAGFAMPFFLFDV